One Azoarcus sp. DN11 DNA segment encodes these proteins:
- a CDS encoding tyrosine-type recombinase/integrase, with the protein MIGIRVADVTLATTSSVRLQGKGRKQRTVPLWKETAAEIGHWLKYADLRADQPLVPNRSGRPMTRTNVADRLALAITAATTQCPRLAGRRISPHSWRHTTAMHLCRPVSTSRSSPCGWVTRARSRPMAMSRLIWQ; encoded by the coding sequence ATGATCGGCATCCGGGTGGCCGATGTCACGCTCGCCACGACGTCCTCGGTGCGCTTGCAGGGCAAGGGGCGCAAGCAACGAACCGTGCCGCTGTGGAAGGAGACGGCGGCCGAAATCGGTCACTGGTTGAAGTATGCAGACTTGCGTGCAGACCAGCCCCTGGTCCCCAACCGCAGCGGGCGACCGATGACTCGCACGAATGTGGCCGACCGACTTGCCCTCGCGATCACGGCCGCGACGACGCAGTGTCCGCGGCTGGCGGGGCGCAGAATATCGCCCCATTCCTGGAGGCACACGACGGCCATGCATCTGTGCAGGCCGGTGTCGACATCACGGTCATCGCCTTGTGGCTGGGTCACGAGAGCCCGGTCACGACCCATGGCTATGTCGAGGCTGATCTGGCAATGA
- a CDS encoding helix-turn-helix domain-containing protein has product MRDVLDRLGDKWSVLILITLANNSMRFNELLRAVPDISRRMLAETLRHLERDGLVWREVTSTTPPAVRYGLTALGTSLMPPLTALIAWAEHHQPAIAVARARFQAQVPTQASVR; this is encoded by the coding sequence GTGCGTGATGTGCTTGATCGGCTGGGGGACAAGTGGTCGGTCTTGATTTTGATCACCCTTGCCAACAACTCCATGCGCTTCAATGAACTCCTCCGCGCCGTACCCGACATCTCCCGTCGAATGCTCGCCGAAACCTTGCGTCATCTCGAACGCGACGGGCTCGTCTGGCGCGAGGTGACCTCCACCACGCCGCCAGCGGTGCGTTACGGACTCACGGCGCTCGGCACCTCGCTCATGCCCCCGCTCACCGCACTCATCGCTTGGGCGGAGCACCACCAGCCGGCGATCGCCGTCGCACGTGCCAGATTTCAGGCGCAAGTGCCGACGCAAGCGTCAGTCAGGTAG
- a CDS encoding NAD(P)H-binding protein yields MPHFRDARIFITGASGKFATQVLRALNAQGARYVTAGSRFPVRISGLAESKIRVDFDDPVSLDEAFEGIDRLLIVATDALGEPGKLARQQKAAIEAAAKAGVGHILYTSMTNPGPESLIPFAPDHRSSEEAVIATGIPYTILRNNWYFDNLLFTMPSVLASGRWYTAAGDGTVGYVTRLDCAAAATGALLTEDQSSIQDITGPVALTVDALAIATSKQLGKPIEVVQVSDDALAAGMRDAGVPTHSLSSWSPLMPTCAQGT; encoded by the coding sequence ATGCCCCATTTTCGCGACGCACGGATTTTCATCACCGGCGCTTCGGGCAAGTTTGCCACTCAGGTGCTGCGGGCGCTCAACGCCCAAGGCGCCCGGTACGTGACCGCAGGGAGCCGGTTCCCGGTGCGGATCAGCGGGCTCGCCGAGTCAAAAATCAGGGTGGATTTCGACGACCCAGTCAGCCTGGACGAAGCCTTCGAGGGTATCGATCGATTGCTGATCGTTGCCACCGATGCTTTGGGTGAACCTGGCAAGCTCGCCCGCCAGCAGAAGGCGGCGATCGAGGCGGCCGCCAAGGCTGGCGTCGGGCATATCCTCTACACCTCGATGACCAACCCTGGACCTGAAAGTCTGATCCCCTTCGCGCCGGACCATCGCAGCAGTGAGGAGGCGGTCATCGCCACCGGCATCCCTTACACCATTCTGCGTAACAACTGGTATTTCGACAACCTGCTGTTCACGATGCCCTCGGTGCTTGCGTCGGGGCGCTGGTACACCGCGGCCGGCGATGGGACAGTGGGCTATGTGACGCGCCTCGACTGCGCGGCAGCGGCCACAGGCGCCCTGCTCACAGAGGACCAGTCATCGATCCAGGACATCACCGGCCCTGTGGCCTTGACCGTTGACGCGCTGGCAATCGCGACCAGCAAGCAACTGGGCAAGCCCATCGAGGTGGTCCAGGTCTCCGACGACGCGCTCGCGGCCGGGATGCGCGACGCAGGGGTCCCCACCCATTCGTTGAGCTCATGGTCGCCTTTGATGCCAACGTGCGCGCAGGGCACATGA
- a CDS encoding alkene reductase, producing MTQNNRDLYSPATVAGHRLQNRIVMAPMTRNRAIENLPNALMAEYYAQRALAGLIITEGTSPSPEGLGYPRIPGLFSEAQVAGWKGVTGAVHSRGAKIFVQFMHTGRIGHPHNLPQGAQVLAPSAIAAAGEIYTDRAGMQPHPAPRAMSLDDIARTRQDFVKAAQNAIAAGFDGVELHGANGYLLEQFIRPTSNQRSDDYGGPIENRARFVLEVARATAEAIGASRVGIRLSPYGVFNDMPPYAEMEADYTYLAEQLGKLGLAYLHIVDHSAMGAPAVPEQIKQAMRAAFGGPVILVGAYDAQRAQDDLNAGRADLIAVGRDFLANPDLPDRWQQGLALNAPDFDTFYTPGEKGYTDYPTRAA from the coding sequence GTGACTCAAAACAACCGTGATTTGTACTCACCGGCCACCGTCGCCGGCCACCGGCTACAGAACCGCATCGTCATGGCGCCGATGACGCGCAACCGCGCCATCGAGAATCTGCCCAACGCGCTGATGGCCGAGTATTATGCGCAGCGCGCCTTGGCCGGGCTGATCATCACCGAAGGCACCAGCCCCTCGCCCGAAGGCCTGGGTTATCCGCGCATTCCAGGGCTGTTCTCAGAGGCCCAGGTGGCCGGCTGGAAGGGCGTCACCGGCGCGGTTCACAGCCGCGGCGCCAAGATCTTCGTCCAGTTCATGCACACCGGACGTATTGGCCATCCGCACAATCTGCCGCAGGGCGCGCAGGTACTGGCTCCCTCGGCCATCGCCGCCGCCGGCGAGATCTACACCGACCGCGCCGGCATGCAGCCGCACCCGGCGCCCCGGGCGATGAGCCTCGACGACATCGCCCGCACCCGGCAGGATTTCGTCAAGGCGGCCCAAAACGCCATTGCTGCCGGTTTCGACGGGGTCGAGCTGCACGGCGCCAACGGCTACCTGCTGGAGCAGTTCATCCGCCCCACCAGCAACCAGCGCAGCGACGACTACGGCGGCCCGATCGAAAACCGCGCCCGTTTCGTGCTGGAAGTGGCCAGGGCCACGGCAGAGGCCATCGGCGCCTCCAGGGTGGGCATTCGCCTCTCGCCCTACGGCGTGTTCAACGACATGCCGCCTTACGCGGAAATGGAGGCCGACTACACCTACCTGGCCGAGCAATTGGGCAAGCTGGGGCTGGCGTATCTACACATCGTGGATCATTCCGCCATGGGCGCGCCTGCAGTGCCGGAGCAGATCAAGCAGGCCATGCGCGCGGCCTTCGGCGGCCCCGTCATCCTGGTCGGCGCTTATGACGCGCAGCGCGCCCAGGACGATCTGAACGCCGGCCGCGCGGATCTGATCGCGGTCGGGCGTGATTTTCTCGCCAACCCGGACCTGCCCGACCGGTGGCAACAGGGGTTGGCGCTCAACGCGCCGGACTTCGACACTTTCTACACTCCCGGCGAGAAAGGCTACACGGACTACCCTACCCGCGCCGCTTAG
- a CDS encoding ABC transporter permease has product MTVKELLQLFRDGFLMFAIVFLFTADIYMTRNVRLELNHATVVVHDADHSAASRELIYRFRPPYFQLGGEIQDSREGQALLDQGQALAVLDIPPYFQRDLQSGRPTDVQVLVDTSNTVLGTLAASYSGQIIGRYGFEAALARMGASEASLDTVPMIQDQHRVWYNPNQNDAWFIPISELLTVITVMAIMLPAAAAVREKERGTIEQLLVSPLTPALILLPKVISMTLVILAGTAISLFLVLVPVFGVPIKGSLPLFFAVTTLYTVATSGLGLYIATLSRNLAQAAMLAIFILMPMVFLSGAWTPPEAMPAGLRETMYLSPLYYFIEMGYGILLKGAGLDVLWDSLLGLTLLGVGIFGIGVRRFRRQFG; this is encoded by the coding sequence ATGACAGTCAAGGAGCTGCTGCAGCTCTTTCGCGACGGCTTTCTGATGTTCGCCATCGTCTTCCTGTTCACCGCCGACATCTACATGACCCGCAATGTGCGCCTGGAGCTCAACCATGCCACGGTGGTGGTGCACGATGCCGATCACAGCGCCGCCTCCCGCGAGCTGATCTACCGCTTCCGTCCGCCTTATTTCCAGCTGGGCGGCGAGATCCAGGACAGCCGCGAAGGGCAGGCGCTGCTGGACCAGGGGCAGGCGCTGGCGGTGCTGGACATCCCTCCCTACTTTCAGCGTGACCTGCAGAGCGGCCGGCCCACGGACGTGCAGGTTCTGGTGGACACCAGCAACACCGTGCTGGGGACGCTGGCCGCCAGCTACAGTGGCCAGATCATCGGTCGCTACGGCTTCGAGGCGGCGCTGGCGCGCATGGGGGCGAGCGAGGCGAGCCTCGACACTGTCCCCATGATCCAGGACCAGCACCGCGTCTGGTACAACCCGAACCAGAACGATGCCTGGTTCATCCCCATCTCGGAGCTGCTGACCGTCATCACCGTCATGGCCATCATGCTGCCGGCCGCCGCCGCGGTGCGCGAGAAGGAGCGCGGCACCATCGAGCAACTGCTGGTTTCGCCGCTGACCCCGGCGCTGATCCTGCTGCCCAAGGTGATCTCCATGACCCTGGTGATCCTCGCGGGCACCGCAATCTCCCTGTTCCTGGTCCTGGTGCCGGTCTTCGGCGTGCCCATCAAGGGCAGCCTGCCGCTGTTTTTCGCCGTGACCACCCTCTACACCGTCGCCACCTCCGGGCTCGGTCTCTACATCGCCACCCTGAGCCGCAACCTGGCCCAGGCGGCGATGCTGGCCATTTTCATCCTCATGCCCATGGTCTTCCTGTCCGGCGCCTGGACCCCGCCCGAGGCCATGCCCGCCGGACTGCGCGAGACAATGTACCTCTCGCCGCTTTATTACTTCATCGAGATGGGCTACGGCATCCTGCTCAAGGGCGCGGGGCTCGACGTGCTGTGGGATTCGCTGCTGGGATTGACGCTGCTGGGGGTGGGGATCTTCGGTATTGGCGTGCGCAGGTTCAGGCGGCAGTTTGGCTAG
- a CDS encoding ABC transporter permease has product MNLARIAALAHKEWREIVRDRLFLALAFVVPAALMLVFGYGLSLDVEHIPFAVVDHDRSALSRDYTHRFIDSRYFDYRGHVKSERELDPLLADSRIRFAIVVPPKFEENLMAGRPAAVQSLIDGTFPFRASTSKAYVIAINAAFNGELLAAYISRRFGVAPERAAALAQPVRVQLRYLYNQELKSTWSIATALVMLVLMVAPPFLTALGVVREKESGSIYNIYASTVTRGEFLAGKLLPYVGISIVNSLILWALATGLFGVPFKGDPLFFFLSSVIYVTCTTGIGLLASLIVRTQVAAMMLTVVMTIIPSVLYSGLLVPIASMDPQGQFEAHLFPAMYFTDIALGSFLKGVGLEQLWGKALALAIYAAVLWLISFALFHKRPRT; this is encoded by the coding sequence ATGAACCTCGCACGCATCGCGGCGCTGGCCCACAAGGAGTGGCGCGAGATCGTGCGCGACCGCCTGTTTCTCGCGCTGGCCTTCGTGGTGCCCGCTGCGCTGATGCTGGTCTTCGGCTACGGCCTGTCGCTCGACGTGGAGCATATCCCGTTCGCGGTGGTGGACCATGACCGCAGCGCCCTCTCGCGCGACTACACCCACCGCTTCATCGACTCGCGCTACTTCGACTACCGGGGCCATGTGAAGAGCGAACGCGAGCTCGACCCCCTGCTCGCCGACAGCCGCATCCGCTTCGCCATCGTGGTTCCGCCAAAATTCGAGGAGAACCTCATGGCGGGGCGGCCCGCGGCGGTGCAGAGCCTGATCGACGGCACCTTCCCGTTTCGCGCCTCGACCAGCAAGGCCTACGTCATCGCCATCAACGCGGCCTTCAACGGCGAACTGCTGGCCGCCTATATCAGCCGCCGCTTCGGCGTCGCGCCGGAACGGGCGGCGGCGCTCGCCCAGCCGGTGCGGGTGCAGCTGCGCTATCTCTACAACCAGGAGCTCAAGAGCACCTGGTCGATCGCCACGGCGCTGGTCATGCTGGTGCTGATGGTGGCGCCTCCATTCCTCACCGCGCTGGGGGTGGTGCGCGAGAAGGAGAGCGGCTCCATCTACAACATCTATGCCTCCACCGTCACCCGCGGCGAATTCCTGGCCGGCAAGCTCCTGCCCTACGTGGGTATCTCCATCGTCAACAGCCTCATTCTGTGGGCGCTCGCCACCGGTCTGTTCGGCGTGCCGTTCAAGGGCGATCCGCTGTTCTTCTTCCTCTCCTCGGTGATCTATGTCACCTGCACCACGGGCATCGGCCTGCTCGCCTCGCTCATCGTGCGCACCCAGGTGGCGGCGATGATGCTGACCGTAGTCATGACCATCATCCCCTCCGTGCTGTACTCGGGCCTGCTGGTGCCCATCGCCTCCATGGACCCGCAGGGGCAATTCGAGGCGCACCTGTTTCCCGCCATGTATTTCACCGACATCGCCTTGGGCAGCTTCCTCAAGGGGGTGGGCCTGGAACAGCTCTGGGGCAAGGCATTGGCGCTGGCCATTTACGCGGCCGTGCTGTGGCTGATCAGCTTCGCGCTCTTTCACAAAAGACCGCGCACATGA
- a CDS encoding ATP-binding cassette domain-containing protein — MGEAAPLTPAPAVRVQGFGKRYRRQAAVAGVDLEVRRGEIYGLIGPDGAGKSSLMKAVAGVLAFEEGSIEMFGIRIDSEAAAERVKGRLGFMPQGLGLNLYPELSVEENIDFFARLRGVPAAEIAARKAKLLAMTRLDRFTGRPMKHLSGGMKQKLGLVCTLIHEPELIVLDEPTTGVDPVSRRDFWAILAELLRENGITALISTAYMDEAERFHRLSLMHGGRVLASGEPDAIRARTPGSVVELEAEPQVEALDRIQASLAQAESVGPRLRVFVDDAEPEAAVGTVAGLLKGLSLRDLHATTPDLEDAFVALLRRQRLVEERAVAKPRAGDGDPPGDDVAILAKDLTRDFDGFRAVDRASFTVHQGDIFGLVGANGAGKTTLIKMLTGILPPSDGEGRVAGADMHFAAQAIKARIGYTSQAFSLYQDLSVLENLRLYARIYGVARHAAGERIEQVAELTGLTGRERQLAGRLPLGIRQRLALACALVHRPRILFLDEPTSGVDPIGRRRFWDILVHLARVEQVAILITTHYMSEAEHCDRLALMHAGRIVADDPPAALKQALREEAGELLEVATDRPLAAMALLEQAGFAGVALFGRHIHLFARDAHTATREIQTILAGRGIGLAGVTPRPPSLEDVFVYRITALEQGEQRL; from the coding sequence ATGGGCGAAGCCGCGCCGCTAACGCCCGCGCCGGCCGTCCGGGTGCAGGGTTTCGGCAAGCGCTATCGCCGGCAGGCGGCGGTCGCCGGGGTCGATCTCGAGGTGCGGCGCGGTGAAATCTACGGCCTCATCGGGCCGGACGGCGCCGGCAAGTCCAGCCTCATGAAGGCCGTCGCCGGGGTGCTCGCCTTCGAGGAGGGCTCGATCGAAATGTTCGGCATCCGCATCGATTCGGAGGCGGCGGCCGAGCGGGTGAAGGGCCGGCTCGGCTTCATGCCCCAGGGCCTGGGCCTCAACCTCTATCCCGAGCTGTCGGTGGAAGAAAACATCGACTTTTTCGCCCGCCTGCGCGGCGTGCCGGCCGCAGAGATTGCCGCGCGCAAGGCGAAGCTCCTGGCCATGACGCGGCTCGACCGCTTCACCGGCCGGCCGATGAAACACCTCTCCGGCGGCATGAAGCAGAAGCTCGGCCTCGTCTGCACCCTGATCCACGAGCCGGAGCTCATCGTCCTGGACGAGCCCACCACCGGTGTCGATCCGGTCTCGCGCCGGGATTTCTGGGCCATCCTCGCCGAGCTGTTGCGCGAGAATGGCATCACCGCCCTGATCTCCACCGCCTACATGGACGAGGCCGAGCGCTTCCACCGCCTGTCCCTGATGCACGGCGGGCGCGTGCTTGCGAGCGGCGAACCCGATGCGATCCGGGCCCGGACGCCGGGCAGCGTGGTGGAACTCGAGGCCGAGCCGCAGGTGGAGGCGCTGGACCGCATCCAGGCCAGCCTTGCGCAGGCGGAGTCGGTGGGGCCGCGGCTGCGGGTGTTCGTGGACGACGCGGAGCCCGAAGCCGCCGTCGGCACGGTAGCCGGGCTCCTCAAGGGACTGTCTCTGCGGGACCTGCACGCCACCACGCCCGATCTCGAGGACGCCTTCGTCGCCCTCCTGCGCCGGCAGCGGCTGGTCGAGGAGAGGGCCGTTGCCAAACCTCGGGCCGGCGACGGCGATCCGCCTGGCGACGATGTCGCCATCCTCGCCAAGGATCTGACGCGGGATTTCGACGGCTTCCGTGCCGTGGATCGCGCGAGCTTCACCGTCCATCAGGGCGATATCTTCGGTCTGGTGGGCGCCAACGGTGCCGGCAAGACCACGCTGATCAAGATGCTCACCGGCATTCTGCCGCCCAGCGATGGCGAGGGGCGGGTGGCCGGGGCCGACATGCACTTTGCCGCGCAGGCGATCAAGGCGCGCATCGGCTACACCTCCCAGGCGTTTTCCCTGTATCAGGACCTGAGCGTGCTGGAGAACCTGCGCCTCTATGCCCGCATCTACGGCGTAGCGCGGCACGCGGCTGGCGAGCGCATCGAACAGGTGGCGGAGCTGACCGGGCTTACGGGCCGCGAGCGGCAGCTGGCGGGCCGCCTGCCGCTGGGCATCCGCCAGCGCCTGGCGCTCGCCTGCGCCCTGGTGCATCGGCCGCGCATCCTGTTCCTGGACGAACCCACCTCCGGCGTGGACCCGATCGGCCGGCGCCGCTTCTGGGACATCCTCGTCCATCTCGCCCGCGTGGAGCAGGTCGCCATCCTCATCACCACCCACTACATGAGCGAGGCCGAGCATTGCGACCGCCTGGCCCTGATGCACGCCGGACGGATCGTCGCCGACGACCCGCCCGCGGCATTGAAGCAGGCCCTGCGCGAGGAGGCCGGCGAGCTGCTGGAGGTCGCCACCGACCGGCCGCTGGCCGCCATGGCGCTGCTGGAGCAGGCGGGCTTCGCGGGGGTGGCGCTGTTCGGCCGGCACATCCATCTGTTTGCCCGCGATGCGCACACCGCGACGCGCGAGATTCAGACCATCCTCGCCGGCCGCGGCATCGGGCTCGCCGGCGTGACACCGCGCCCGCCCTCGCTGGAGGATGTGTTCGTCTACCGGATCACGGCCTTGGAACAGGGGGAGCAGCGGCTATGA
- a CDS encoding HlyD family efflux transporter periplasmic adaptor subunit, with the protein MKKNIPSVGLVSGLTVLALLAVAGWWFWLRTPPLPDGLIQANGRIEGDHYAVAGKMPGKVADLPAREGDSTQKGKVLARLDDAQVRARLDQARQAASAMEAQWRAAQTALAVARKDLPLAIQTAEANLAHARAQLASAHSSAEQAARDAERFRRLAEAGTVDRHRYEQMALAAEVAANQARSAEEAVRVAERQLAQARLGDERLRAREDEVKALAAQLDQARAALKEAESVLADLAIVAPADGIITQRLVNAGEVVGAGAPLFDIVDLDRLYLKAYVPEKDIGKVRLGLPARVYTDAFPDRPFPATVRYIAARAEFTPKEVQTPDERVKLVYAVKLYLDVNPEHRLTPGLPADAIIRWREDTPWAKPRR; encoded by the coding sequence GTGAAGAAAAACATCCCGTCCGTTGGGCTCGTTTCCGGATTGACCGTGCTGGCCCTGCTCGCCGTCGCGGGTTGGTGGTTCTGGCTGCGCACGCCGCCGCTGCCTGATGGACTGATCCAAGCCAACGGCCGTATCGAGGGCGATCACTATGCCGTCGCCGGCAAGATGCCGGGTAAGGTGGCTGATCTCCCTGCCCGCGAAGGGGATAGCACGCAGAAGGGCAAGGTGCTCGCCCGCCTGGACGATGCCCAGGTCCGCGCCAGACTCGATCAGGCCCGCCAGGCGGCAAGCGCCATGGAGGCGCAATGGCGGGCTGCGCAGACGGCGCTCGCAGTCGCGCGCAAGGACCTGCCCCTGGCGATCCAAACCGCCGAGGCCAACCTCGCCCATGCCCGCGCGCAGCTCGCCTCGGCCCACTCCAGCGCGGAGCAGGCGGCGCGGGATGCCGAGCGCTTCCGCAGGCTGGCCGAGGCGGGAACGGTGGATCGGCACCGTTACGAGCAGATGGCGCTGGCCGCCGAGGTTGCGGCCAACCAGGCGCGCTCGGCCGAAGAGGCCGTGCGCGTGGCGGAAAGGCAGCTTGCCCAGGCGCGTCTGGGCGATGAACGGCTGCGCGCCAGGGAGGATGAAGTCAAGGCCCTGGCCGCCCAGCTCGATCAGGCGCGGGCCGCGCTGAAAGAGGCCGAGAGCGTGCTCGCCGATCTCGCCATTGTCGCGCCTGCCGACGGCATCATCACCCAGCGTCTGGTGAATGCGGGCGAGGTGGTCGGCGCGGGTGCGCCGCTTTTCGACATCGTCGATCTCGACCGCCTCTATCTCAAGGCCTATGTGCCGGAGAAGGACATCGGCAAGGTGCGCCTGGGGCTGCCGGCGCGGGTGTACACCGACGCCTTCCCCGACCGGCCGTTCCCCGCCACGGTGCGCTACATCGCCGCGCGGGCGGAGTTCACGCCGAAGGAGGTGCAAACACCGGACGAGCGGGTCAAGCTGGTCTATGCGGTCAAGCTGTATCTGGATGTAAACCCGGAGCACCGCCTCACGCCGGGGCTGCCGGCCGATGCCATCATCCGTTGGCGCGAGGACACCCCATGGGCGAAGCCGCGCCGCTAA
- a CDS encoding TolC family protein, giving the protein MNSAHHPKRLRGLLPLAGLAAALLAGNAAAESLPQAWDTALGVDRGLKAARENTGAAESLLEAARSSSLPSVSLEAGYIALDKTPAFRADLLGQSLQMPMAQQDSAAYKAMATLPLYTGGRIERGIDAAAAGLEAARLGETADVQNLKLRVADAYVNGLRAGRMLKVAESHVESLSAHARDVGNLHEQGMVARSDLLSVRVALADARQKALQAANALDLARAAYNRLLGRPLDQAVSLDELAPDAGRVPLARLTERALVQRSELAALAGQIEALRHQAAAVRGENRPQIALSGGYGYQQNRYQVHEGQWMVTLGARWNVFDGGVAGHRAGAVERQAAALTEQREELASVVALQVRQTWLDVEETGKRIEVTRSAIDQAEENLRVVRDRYANGLSTHTEVLDAETLRVNSEANHAAAHYDAALAGLRLKRAVGDL; this is encoded by the coding sequence ATGAATTCCGCTCATCACCCAAAAAGACTCCGCGGCCTGCTGCCGCTGGCAGGCCTGGCCGCCGCGCTGCTCGCGGGCAACGCCGCTGCCGAATCCCTGCCGCAGGCATGGGACACCGCCCTGGGCGTGGACCGCGGCCTGAAGGCGGCGCGCGAAAACACCGGCGCCGCCGAGAGCCTGCTGGAGGCTGCCCGATCCAGCAGCCTGCCCAGCGTGAGTCTGGAGGCAGGCTATATCGCCCTCGACAAGACGCCGGCGTTCAGGGCCGACCTGCTCGGCCAGTCGCTGCAGATGCCGATGGCCCAGCAAGACAGCGCCGCCTACAAGGCCATGGCGACCCTGCCGCTCTACACCGGGGGCCGCATCGAGCGCGGCATCGATGCGGCGGCGGCGGGCCTGGAGGCGGCGAGGCTGGGCGAGACGGCCGACGTGCAGAACCTCAAGCTGCGCGTGGCCGATGCCTACGTCAACGGGCTGCGCGCCGGCCGGATGCTGAAGGTCGCCGAAAGCCATGTCGAGAGTCTGTCGGCCCATGCTCGCGATGTGGGAAACCTGCACGAGCAGGGCATGGTGGCCAGGAGCGACCTGCTCTCCGTGCGGGTCGCCCTGGCCGATGCACGGCAAAAGGCCCTGCAGGCGGCCAATGCCCTGGATCTGGCCCGCGCGGCCTACAACCGGCTGCTGGGGCGACCGCTTGACCAGGCCGTCAGCTTGGATGAACTGGCCCCCGATGCGGGTCGGGTACCCTTGGCGCGCTTGACCGAGCGGGCGCTCGTCCAGCGCAGCGAATTGGCCGCGCTGGCCGGACAGATCGAGGCCTTACGCCATCAGGCGGCAGCCGTGCGCGGAGAAAATCGTCCGCAGATTGCGCTGTCCGGCGGCTATGGCTACCAGCAAAACCGCTATCAGGTGCATGAAGGGCAGTGGATGGTCACCCTGGGAGCCCGATGGAACGTGTTCGATGGCGGTGTGGCCGGTCACCGCGCCGGCGCGGTCGAGCGCCAGGCGGCAGCGTTGACGGAGCAGCGCGAGGAGCTCGCCTCGGTGGTCGCCCTGCAGGTGCGCCAGACTTGGCTCGACGTGGAGGAAACGGGAAAGCGCATCGAGGTCACCCGCTCGGCCATCGACCAGGCCGAGGAAAACCTGCGCGTGGTGCGCGACCGCTATGCCAACGGCCTGTCCACCCATACCGAGGTGCTGGACGCCGAAACCCTGCGCGTCAACAGCGAGGCCAATCACGCCGCCGCGCACTATGACGCCGCGCTGGCTGGACTGCGACTGAAGCGTGCCGTGGGCGATCTTTAG